One Streptomyces fagopyri DNA window includes the following coding sequences:
- a CDS encoding HGxxPAAW family protein, which produces MAGSSHGHTPAAWTGVIIAFIGFCVSGAFMVMADPLGFWAGMVIVLLGGVVGMAMRAAGLGQPKTRTASVSTPSVREAVGAES; this is translated from the coding sequence ATGGCGGGCAGCAGCCACGGTCACACCCCGGCCGCCTGGACCGGTGTCATCATCGCCTTCATCGGTTTCTGCGTCTCCGGTGCCTTCATGGTGATGGCCGACCCGCTGGGCTTCTGGGCCGGCATGGTCATCGTTCTGCTCGGCGGTGTCGTCGGCATGGCGATGCGGGCGGCGGGTCTGGGTCAGCCGAAGACCAGGACCGCGTCCGTTTCCACGCCGTCCGTCCGTGAGGCCGTCGGCGCCGAGAGCTGA
- the trpC gene encoding indole-3-glycerol phosphate synthase TrpC has product MSVLDEIIDGVRADLAERQARVSLDELKERAAKAPAAKDGLAALRGDGVKVICEVKRSSPSKGALAAIADPAGLAADYEAGGASVISVLTEQRRFGGSLADLEAVRAKVDIPVLRKDFIVTSYQLWEARAYGADLALLIVAALEQSALESLIERAESIGLTPIVEVHDEDEAERAVEAGAKVIGVNARNLKTLKVDRSTFERVAPEIPAGVIKVAESGVRGPHDLIAYANAGADAVLVGESLVTGRDPRTAVSDLVAAGAHPALRHGRG; this is encoded by the coding sequence GTGAGTGTGCTCGACGAGATCATCGACGGAGTCCGTGCCGACCTCGCGGAACGGCAGGCGCGCGTCAGCCTCGACGAGCTCAAGGAGCGCGCGGCGAAGGCTCCTGCGGCCAAGGACGGCCTGGCGGCCCTGCGGGGTGACGGCGTCAAGGTCATCTGCGAAGTCAAGCGCTCCAGCCCGTCCAAGGGCGCGCTCGCCGCGATCGCCGACCCGGCCGGACTGGCCGCGGACTACGAGGCGGGCGGCGCGTCCGTCATCTCGGTCCTGACCGAGCAGCGCCGCTTCGGCGGCTCGCTGGCCGACCTGGAGGCCGTCCGCGCCAAGGTCGACATCCCCGTCCTGCGCAAGGACTTCATCGTCACGTCGTACCAGCTCTGGGAGGCCCGCGCGTACGGCGCCGACCTCGCCCTGCTGATCGTGGCCGCCCTCGAACAGTCGGCCCTGGAGTCCCTCATCGAGCGCGCCGAGTCCATCGGGCTCACGCCGATCGTCGAGGTGCACGACGAGGACGAGGCCGAGCGGGCCGTGGAGGCCGGCGCGAAGGTCATCGGCGTCAACGCGCGCAATCTGAAGACCCTCAAGGTGGACCGTTCCACCTTCGAGCGGGTCGCTCCCGAGATCCCGGCCGGCGTGATCAAGGTCGCCGAGTCCGGGGTCCGCGGGCCGCACGACCTCATCGCGTACGCCAACGCCGGCGCCGACGCGGTCCTGGTGGGCGAGTCCCTCGTCACCGGGCGTGACCCGAGGACGGCGGTCTCCGATCTCGTCGCGGCCGGGGCGCACCCCGCGCTGCGGCACGGACGGGGCTGA
- the trpM gene encoding tryptophan biosynthesis modulator TrpM, translating into MRARSTVPLPAASAARDPYARLARGCRPRGCRAPARRVHGRRVRYVIGDEPGQVNGMRWRPGARALASSPAGPVPRTG; encoded by the coding sequence ATCCGCGCGCGGTCCACCGTGCCGCTGCCGGCCGCCTCGGCGGCCCGGGACCCGTACGCCCGACTCGCCCGTGGCTGCCGCCCGCGCGGCTGCCGGGCGCCGGCCCGCCGCGTCCACGGACGCCGGGTCCGCTATGTCATCGGCGACGAACCCGGCCAGGTCAACGGCATGCGATGGCGTCCCGGCGCACGCGCACTCGCGTCGTCTCCGGCCGGTCCCGTCCCACGGACGGGCTGA
- the trpA gene encoding tryptophan synthase subunit alpha, translating into MSGNIQLLSDTLAGARAEGRSALIAYLPAGFPTVDGGIAAIKAVFEGGADVVEVGLPHSDPVLDGPVIQTADDIALRGGVKIADVMRTVRETFGATGKPVLVMTYWNPIDRYGVERFTAELAEAGGAGCILPDLPVQESALWREHAEKHGLATVFVVAPSSKDARLAEITAAGSGFVYAASLMGVTGTRESVGAQAQDLVRRTKATTGLPVCVGLGVSNAAQASEVAGFADGVIVGSAFVKRMLDAPDEAAGLEAVRALAGDLAKGVRATP; encoded by the coding sequence GTGAGCGGCAACATCCAGCTGTTGAGCGACACCCTCGCCGGTGCCAGGGCGGAGGGGCGGTCCGCGCTCATCGCGTACCTGCCGGCGGGCTTCCCGACCGTCGACGGCGGCATCGCGGCGATCAAGGCCGTCTTCGAGGGCGGCGCCGACGTCGTCGAGGTCGGCCTGCCGCACAGTGACCCGGTCCTCGACGGTCCCGTCATCCAGACCGCCGACGACATCGCCCTGCGCGGTGGCGTCAAGATCGCCGACGTCATGCGGACGGTCCGGGAGACCTTCGGGGCCACCGGCAAGCCCGTGCTCGTGATGACGTACTGGAACCCGATCGACCGCTACGGCGTCGAGCGCTTCACCGCCGAACTGGCGGAGGCGGGCGGCGCGGGCTGCATCCTGCCCGACCTGCCGGTGCAGGAGTCGGCGCTGTGGCGGGAGCACGCCGAGAAGCACGGGCTCGCGACCGTCTTCGTCGTCGCGCCCAGCAGCAAGGACGCCCGGCTCGCCGAGATCACCGCGGCGGGTTCCGGTTTCGTCTACGCGGCCTCGCTGATGGGTGTCACCGGCACCCGCGAGTCGGTGGGGGCCCAGGCCCAGGACCTGGTGCGGCGCACCAAGGCCACCACCGGTCTGCCGGTCTGTGTCGGACTCGGCGTCTCCAACGCGGCCCAGGCCTCCGAGGTGGCGGGCTTCGCCGACGGAGTGATCGTCGGCTCGGCCTTCGTGAAGCGGATGCTGGACGCGCCGGACGAGGCGGCGGGCCTGGAGGCCGTACGGGCGCTCGCGGGCGATCTGGCGAAGGGTGTGCGCGCAACGCCGTGA
- a CDS encoding TIGR02234 family membrane protein, which translates to MGYVTAVPHPRSEAAGPARAGRRSLGIALLCGALGAAVALLATRRNWAQGTVTVAGGPFPLTVRGSDVTGVPAALAVVGLAALVAVFAVRRSGRLLVSALLALSGAGTVVAAVLGAGDDSALDEKAASASGDTAATADALSHTGWPYVAAAGGVLILLAGLLALRYGRLWPAMSGRYERDGTPRPRKAGPVDPDRPEDLWKALDRGEDPTGPDPAGT; encoded by the coding sequence GTGGGGTACGTGACTGCCGTACCTCACCCCCGATCCGAAGCCGCCGGCCCCGCCCGGGCCGGCCGCCGCAGCCTTGGCATCGCCCTGCTCTGCGGGGCCCTCGGCGCGGCAGTGGCCCTGCTCGCCACCCGGCGGAACTGGGCGCAGGGCACGGTGACAGTCGCCGGCGGCCCCTTCCCGCTGACCGTCAGGGGCAGTGACGTCACGGGCGTGCCCGCGGCGCTCGCCGTGGTCGGCCTCGCCGCGCTCGTCGCCGTCTTCGCCGTCCGCCGCTCCGGACGCCTGCTGGTCTCCGCGCTGCTCGCGCTCTCCGGCGCGGGCACCGTCGTCGCGGCGGTGCTCGGCGCGGGCGACGACTCCGCGCTCGACGAGAAGGCCGCCTCCGCGTCCGGCGACACCGCCGCCACCGCGGACGCCCTCAGCCACACCGGCTGGCCGTACGTCGCCGCGGCGGGCGGCGTCCTCATCCTGCTCGCCGGGCTGCTCGCCCTGCGCTACGGGCGGCTGTGGCCCGCGATGTCGGGACGCTACGAGCGCGACGGGACGCCCCGGCCGCGCAAGGCCGGACCCGTCGACCCCGACCGGCCCGAGGACCTCTGGAAGGCCCTCGACCGCGGCGAGGACCCCACGGGGCCGGATCCGGCCGGGACCTAG
- a CDS encoding anthranilate synthase component I, whose amino-acid sequence MDLETFRKLAGDRRVIPVSRKLLADGDTPVALYRKLAAERPGTFLLESAENGRASFAWSRYSFVGVRSHATLTERDGQAHWLGTPPVGVPVEGDPLAALRATIEALHTPRGEGLPPFTGGMVGYLGYDIVRRLEKIGPGERDDLKLPELTMLLTSDLAVMDHWDGSVQLIANAINHNDLDTGVDEAYADAIARLDAMEADLSRAVSQPPAALPPSELPEYTALWGGPDFQRAVDDVKERIRAGEAFQVVPSQRFETPCTASALDVYRVLRATNPSPYMYLFRFDGFDVVGSSPEALVKVEDGQAMVHPIAGTRPRGATVQEDQALADELIADPKERAEHLMLVDLGRNDLGRVCEPGSVEVVDFMSIERYSHVMHIVSTVTGQVAAGRTAFDVLTACFPAGTLSGAPKPRAMQIIDELEPSRRGVYGGCVGYLDFAGDSDTAIAIRTALLRDGTAYVQAGAGIVADSDPVAEDDECRNKAAAVLRAVHTANRLGQ is encoded by the coding sequence ATGGACCTCGAGACCTTCCGCAAGCTGGCCGGTGACCGCCGTGTCATCCCCGTCAGCCGCAAGCTCCTCGCGGACGGCGACACGCCGGTCGCGCTCTACCGCAAGCTGGCCGCCGAGCGTCCCGGCACCTTCCTCCTGGAGTCCGCGGAGAACGGCCGCGCCTCCTTCGCCTGGTCCCGCTACTCCTTCGTGGGCGTCCGCAGCCACGCCACCCTCACGGAGCGCGACGGGCAGGCCCACTGGCTCGGCACCCCGCCCGTCGGTGTCCCCGTCGAGGGCGATCCCCTCGCCGCCCTGCGCGCGACCATCGAGGCGCTGCACACCCCCCGCGGCGAGGGCCTGCCCCCGTTCACCGGGGGCATGGTCGGCTACCTGGGCTACGACATCGTCCGCCGCCTGGAGAAGATCGGCCCCGGCGAGCGCGACGACCTGAAACTCCCCGAGCTGACCATGCTGCTCACCAGCGACCTCGCGGTGATGGATCACTGGGACGGCTCGGTCCAGCTGATCGCCAACGCGATCAACCACAACGACCTCGACACGGGCGTCGACGAGGCCTACGCCGACGCGATCGCGCGCCTCGACGCCATGGAGGCCGACCTCTCGCGCGCGGTCTCGCAGCCCCCCGCCGCGCTGCCGCCCTCCGAGCTGCCCGAGTACACCGCGTTGTGGGGCGGCCCCGACTTCCAGCGCGCCGTCGACGACGTCAAGGAGCGCATCCGGGCGGGCGAGGCCTTCCAGGTCGTACCGTCCCAGCGCTTCGAGACCCCGTGCACGGCGAGCGCCCTGGACGTGTACCGGGTGCTGCGGGCGACCAACCCGTCCCCGTACATGTACCTCTTCCGTTTCGACGGGTTCGATGTCGTCGGGTCGTCCCCGGAGGCCCTCGTCAAGGTCGAGGACGGGCAGGCGATGGTGCACCCCATCGCGGGCACCCGGCCGCGCGGCGCCACCGTCCAGGAGGACCAGGCCCTCGCCGACGAGCTGATCGCCGACCCCAAGGAGCGCGCCGAGCACCTGATGCTCGTCGACCTCGGACGCAACGACCTCGGACGGGTCTGCGAGCCCGGTTCGGTCGAGGTCGTCGACTTCATGTCCATCGAGCGGTACTCGCACGTGATGCACATCGTCTCCACCGTCACCGGACAGGTCGCGGCGGGCCGCACGGCCTTCGACGTCCTCACCGCCTGCTTCCCCGCGGGCACCCTCTCCGGGGCCCCCAAGCCGCGCGCGATGCAGATCATCGACGAGCTGGAGCCCTCCCGGCGCGGCGTCTACGGCGGCTGCGTCGGCTACCTCGACTTCGCCGGCGACTCCGACACGGCCATCGCCATCCGTACCGCCCTGCTGCGCGACGGCACCGCGTACGTGCAGGCGGGCGCCGGGATCGTCGCGGACTCGGACCCCGTCGCGGAGGACGACGAGTGCCGCAACAAGGCGGCCGCCGTCCTGCGCGCCGTGCACACGGCCAACCGGCTCGGGCAGTAG
- a CDS encoding DUF2752 domain-containing protein, producing the protein MRCVNAETRRAPRTRVPLALRRLGVPAGVLGAVVAAFAYVGTVDPDQPGHYPVCPLLRFTGVYCPGCGGLRSAHAFVHGDLATALTDNALAVVGYVAFAAVWTVWVIRSARGRPPRTELGPVHLWSVGALVLVFTVVRNLPFGGWLHP; encoded by the coding sequence ATGCGTTGCGTGAACGCCGAAACCCGGAGGGCACCGCGCACGCGCGTCCCGCTCGCGCTGCGGCGGCTGGGCGTCCCGGCCGGCGTGCTCGGGGCGGTGGTGGCCGCCTTCGCCTACGTGGGCACCGTGGACCCCGACCAGCCGGGGCACTACCCCGTCTGCCCGCTGCTGCGGTTCACGGGCGTGTACTGCCCGGGCTGCGGCGGTCTGCGCAGCGCGCACGCCTTCGTGCACGGAGACCTCGCGACGGCGCTCACGGACAACGCGCTCGCCGTCGTGGGCTATGTGGCCTTCGCGGCGGTGTGGACCGTCTGGGTGATCCGTTCGGCGCGTGGCAGACCGCCGCGGACCGAGCTGGGGCCGGTGCACCTGTGGAGCGTGGGCGCCCTGGTGCTGGTTTTCACGGTTGTCCGGAACCTGCCCTTCGGTGGCTGGCTGCACCCTTGA
- the hisI gene encoding phosphoribosyl-AMP cyclohydrolase, with protein sequence MTSTPPPSGPSSLDPEIAARLKRSADGLVPAIAQQYDTGEVLMLGWMDDEALHRTLTTGRCTYWSRSRGEYWVKGDTSGHFQWVKSVALDCDADTVLVRVDQVGAACHTGERTCFDADVLLKDAVTDASPGQ encoded by the coding sequence ATGACCAGCACGCCCCCGCCCAGCGGGCCCAGCAGCCTCGACCCCGAGATCGCCGCGCGCCTCAAGCGCAGCGCCGACGGACTCGTCCCCGCCATCGCCCAGCAGTACGACACCGGTGAGGTGCTGATGCTCGGCTGGATGGACGACGAGGCACTGCACCGCACGCTCACCACGGGCCGCTGCACGTACTGGTCGCGCAGCCGCGGGGAGTACTGGGTGAAGGGCGACACCTCCGGCCACTTCCAGTGGGTGAAGTCCGTGGCGCTCGACTGCGACGCCGACACCGTCCTCGTCCGGGTCGACCAGGTCGGCGCCGCCTGCCACACCGGGGAGCGCACCTGCTTCGACGCCGACGTACTCCTCAAGGACGCCGTCACCGACGCGTCACCAGGTCAGTAA
- the trpB gene encoding tryptophan synthase subunit beta, translating into MPSEFFIPDPEGQVPSAEGYFGAFGGKFIPEALVAAVDEVAVEYDKAKADPEFARELDDLLVHYTGRPSALTEVSRFAEHAGGARVFLKREDLNHTGSHKINNVLGQALLTRRMGKTRVIAETGAGQHGVATATACALFGLECTIYMGEIDTRRQALNVARMRMLGAEVIAVKSGSRTLKDAINEAFRDWVANVDHTHYLFGTVAGPHPFPAMVRDFHRVIGVEARRQILERAGRLPDAAVACVGGGSNAIGLFHAFIPDAGVRLIGCEPAGHGIETGEHAATLTAGEPGILHGSRSYVLQDEEGQITEPYSISAGLDYPGIGPEHAYLKDSGRGEYRAVTDDAAMRALRLLSRTEGIIPAIESAHALAGALEVGRELGKDGLIVINLSGRGDKDMDTAARYFGLYDEGADAAVPADADSENAEIEGDAK; encoded by the coding sequence ATGCCCAGCGAGTTCTTCATTCCCGACCCCGAGGGTCAGGTTCCCAGCGCCGAGGGATACTTCGGCGCGTTCGGCGGCAAGTTCATCCCGGAGGCGCTGGTCGCCGCCGTGGACGAGGTCGCCGTCGAGTACGACAAGGCGAAGGCGGATCCCGAGTTCGCGCGTGAACTCGACGATCTCCTCGTCCACTACACCGGTCGCCCGAGCGCGCTGACCGAGGTGTCGCGCTTCGCGGAGCACGCCGGTGGCGCCCGGGTGTTCCTCAAGCGCGAGGACCTCAACCACACCGGCTCCCACAAGATCAACAACGTTCTCGGCCAGGCCCTCCTCACCAGAAGGATGGGCAAGACGCGTGTCATCGCCGAGACCGGGGCGGGGCAGCACGGGGTGGCGACGGCCACCGCCTGCGCGCTGTTCGGCCTCGAGTGCACGATCTACATGGGTGAGATCGACACCCGGCGGCAGGCGCTCAACGTCGCCCGGATGCGGATGCTCGGCGCCGAGGTCATCGCCGTGAAGTCGGGCAGCCGCACCCTCAAGGACGCCATCAACGAGGCGTTCCGGGACTGGGTCGCCAACGTCGACCACACCCACTACCTGTTCGGGACCGTCGCGGGTCCGCACCCCTTCCCTGCCATGGTCCGCGACTTCCACCGGGTGATCGGGGTGGAGGCCCGGCGGCAGATCCTGGAGCGCGCCGGCCGTCTTCCGGACGCCGCCGTCGCGTGCGTCGGCGGCGGTTCCAACGCCATCGGGCTCTTCCACGCCTTCATCCCGGACGCCGGGGTGCGTCTCATCGGCTGCGAGCCGGCGGGCCACGGCATCGAGACCGGTGAGCACGCCGCGACGCTGACCGCCGGCGAGCCCGGCATCCTGCACGGTTCGCGGTCCTACGTCCTCCAGGACGAGGAGGGGCAGATCACCGAGCCGTACTCCATCTCGGCCGGTCTGGACTACCCGGGCATCGGCCCCGAGCACGCCTACCTCAAGGACAGCGGCCGCGGCGAGTACCGCGCGGTCACCGACGACGCGGCCATGCGGGCACTGCGGCTGCTCTCCCGCACCGAGGGCATCATCCCGGCGATCGAGAGCGCCCACGCGCTCGCCGGGGCCCTGGAGGTCGGCAGGGAACTGGGCAAGGACGGACTGATCGTCATCAACCTGTCCGGCCGCGGCGACAAGGACATGGACACGGCCGCCCGCTACTTCGGTCTCTACGACGAGGGCGCCGACGCGGCCGTCCCCGCGGACGCGGACAGCGAGAACGCCGAGATCGAGGGGGACGCGAAGTGA